A region of Calditrichota bacterium DNA encodes the following proteins:
- a CDS encoding ATP-dependent 6-phosphofructokinase, with the protein MPKKRMRLALLTGGGDCPGLNAVIRAVTKTALLEYDMEVVGFMDGFEGLLENRYVDLDYAAVSGILTRGGTILGTSNRADPFNYPMLEGGKMVYRDRSDQAMHNFENLGLDALVCIGGDGTMAAAARMMDKGLPVVGVPKTIDNDLYGTDVTFGFDSAVATGTEAIDRLHTTAQSHHRVMVVEVMGRYAGWLALTIGIAGGGDIILIPEIPYDIDIVCERVKERNFRGSRFSILVVAEAAAPKGGKMVVRELIEGSPDKIRLGGIGSVVAKDIEQRTKVETRVTVLGHLLRGGVPTAYDRILATRFGVEAVKMVVNGNFGHMVGIQGGELKHVPIKEVGGKTRKVPLDSPLIAVARSVGTCLGD; encoded by the coding sequence ATGCCGAAGAAACGAATGCGATTGGCGCTGCTGACCGGCGGTGGTGACTGCCCCGGCCTCAATGCCGTGATTCGCGCGGTCACCAAGACTGCGCTGCTGGAATACGACATGGAAGTGGTGGGTTTCATGGATGGGTTCGAAGGCCTGCTCGAGAACCGCTACGTGGATCTGGACTATGCAGCGGTCTCCGGCATCCTGACGAGGGGCGGCACCATCCTTGGTACCTCCAATCGGGCCGATCCTTTCAACTATCCGATGCTGGAAGGCGGCAAGATGGTCTACCGCGACCGCTCCGACCAGGCGATGCATAACTTCGAAAACCTCGGGTTGGATGCCCTGGTCTGCATCGGCGGCGACGGCACCATGGCAGCGGCGGCGCGCATGATGGACAAGGGCCTGCCGGTAGTCGGAGTACCGAAGACCATCGACAACGACCTGTACGGTACGGATGTGACGTTTGGTTTCGATTCGGCGGTCGCCACCGGCACCGAAGCCATCGACCGCCTGCACACCACTGCCCAGTCGCACCACCGCGTCATGGTAGTGGAAGTAATGGGTCGCTATGCCGGCTGGTTGGCCCTGACCATCGGCATCGCCGGCGGCGGCGACATTATCCTCATCCCGGAAATTCCCTACGACATCGACATCGTCTGCGAACGAGTGAAGGAGCGCAACTTCCGGGGGAGCCGCTTCAGCATCCTGGTCGTCGCAGAGGCGGCAGCCCCCAAGGGCGGCAAGATGGTGGTGCGCGAGCTGATCGAAGGGAGTCCGGACAAGATCCGCCTGGGCGGCATCGGCAGCGTGGTGGCCAAGGATATTGAGCAACGCACCAAGGTGGAGACGCGGGTCACCGTGTTGGGCCACCTGCTGCGGGGCGGTGTACCGACTGCCTACGACCGCATCCTTGCCACGCGCTTCGGCGTCGAAGCGGTGAAGATGGTGGTGAACGGCAACTTTGGCCACATGGTGGGCATCCAGGGAGGCGAGCTGAAGCACGTCCCCATCAAAGAGGTGGGAGGCAAGACGCGCAAAGTCCCCTTGGACTCGCCACTGATTGCCGTGGCACGCAGTGTCGGCACTTGCCTGGGAGATTGA
- a CDS encoding glucose-1-phosphate adenylyltransferase yields MTRNVAAIIMAGGAGERLWPLTAKRAKPAVPIAGKFRLIDIPISNCLHSEVNRIFVLTQYMSRSLNQHVAATYHFDPFRGGFVQILAAQQTPESTAWYQGTADAVRRNLPYFDAPNNERFLILAGDHLYSMDFRKLIDWHVRSKAEVTVSAIPVSREVAHRYGILKTNTRGRITKFVEKPNDPAVVESLLVPAEVLRNFGVQSNGRELIASMGIYVFERQTLFDILNESAEEDFGKGIIPYAIKTRRVYAYLFDGYWEDIGTISSFYEAMIDLTRPVPKFNFYTQRAPIFTRPRYLPGAKITSSLIERTILADGSIVEQCEIKDSILGIRSIVRSGTRIYGSIVMGADFYETDQECQAAAAQGIPEVGIGHNCLIERAIIDKNARIGANVQILNRHREGFVKADNFVIRDGIVIVPKNAVIPPGTVIG; encoded by the coding sequence ATGACCAGAAACGTGGCCGCGATCATCATGGCTGGGGGTGCCGGCGAGAGGTTGTGGCCGCTCACCGCCAAGCGCGCCAAGCCGGCAGTGCCCATCGCCGGCAAGTTCCGCCTCATCGACATCCCCATCAGCAACTGCCTCCACTCCGAGGTGAACCGCATCTTCGTGCTGACGCAGTACATGTCGCGCTCGCTGAACCAGCACGTGGCGGCCACCTACCACTTCGATCCTTTCCGCGGCGGATTCGTGCAGATCCTCGCCGCGCAACAGACACCCGAAAGCACCGCCTGGTATCAGGGCACCGCCGACGCGGTACGCCGCAACCTGCCATACTTCGATGCGCCCAACAACGAGCGCTTCCTGATCCTGGCTGGCGACCACCTGTACTCCATGGACTTCCGCAAGCTCATCGACTGGCATGTGCGCAGCAAGGCGGAGGTTACGGTCAGCGCCATTCCCGTCTCCCGTGAGGTGGCCCACCGCTACGGCATTCTCAAGACAAACACCCGCGGCCGCATCACCAAATTCGTGGAAAAGCCCAACGACCCGGCGGTGGTGGAGTCGCTGCTCGTGCCGGCCGAAGTGCTGCGCAACTTTGGTGTGCAAAGCAACGGCCGCGAGCTGATTGCCTCCATGGGCATCTATGTGTTTGAACGCCAAACCCTTTTCGACATCCTCAACGAAAGCGCCGAAGAAGACTTTGGCAAGGGGATCATTCCCTATGCCATCAAGACGCGCAGAGTGTACGCCTACCTCTTCGATGGCTATTGGGAGGACATCGGCACCATCAGCTCCTTCTACGAGGCCATGATCGACCTGACGCGGCCGGTGCCAAAGTTCAACTTCTACACCCAGCGCGCGCCGATCTTCACGCGGCCGCGCTATCTGCCCGGGGCGAAAATCACCTCCAGCCTCATCGAGCGCACTATCCTCGCCGACGGCTCCATAGTGGAGCAATGCGAGATCAAGGACTCCATTCTCGGCATCCGCTCCATCGTGCGCTCCGGCACGCGCATCTACGGATCCATCGTCATGGGCGCCGATTTCTACGAGACCGACCAGGAGTGCCAGGCAGCGGCTGCGCAGGGCATCCCGGAGGTCGGCATCGGCCACAACTGCCTCATCGAGCGCGCGATCATCGACAAGAACGCGCGCATCGGCGCCAACGTGCAGATTTTGAATCGCCATCGCGAGGGCTTTGTCAAAGCGGACAACTTTGTCATTCGCGACGGCATCGTCATCGTGCCCAAGAACGCCGTCATCCCACCCGGCACCGTCATCGGCTGA
- a CDS encoding PorV/PorQ family protein: MNSNWQRVGTAVAVLCLAWYSLSYGQKPHRAGTTAANFLEIGFGCAGAAMGDAYVGVATDLSATYWNPAGLGYMARSEAQFTYQPWLLDINTSAAAVGLVLPRLGTFALSLYHTGYGEMEVTTVASQEGTGETFSATDFAFAFSYSRRLAQWFSFGASAKYVSSQIWHVGAYAVAADLGVLLQTHFFSATGERSDGMSIGMSISNFGTKMRYDGMDLLQPIDILPLEQGNYRDVRGQFRLESWELPLLFRIGVAVHPLVRERHRLTLAIDALHPNNNSESVNVGAQYQWVLPATGSFFLRAGYKALFMEDSEYGLAFGGGATIYMMHNTALKFEYAYRGLGILGKVHAYTIGVLF, from the coding sequence ATGAACAGCAACTGGCAGCGAGTGGGGACGGCGGTCGCAGTCCTCTGTCTAGCCTGGTACTCCCTCTCCTACGGCCAGAAGCCGCACCGGGCAGGGACCACGGCCGCCAACTTCTTGGAGATAGGCTTCGGCTGCGCCGGGGCCGCCATGGGCGATGCCTACGTGGGCGTCGCCACAGACCTCTCTGCCACCTATTGGAACCCAGCCGGGCTGGGGTACATGGCGCGCAGCGAGGCGCAGTTCACCTACCAGCCGTGGCTATTGGACATCAACACCTCGGCCGCGGCTGTTGGCCTGGTGTTGCCGCGCCTGGGAACCTTTGCCTTGAGCCTCTACCACACTGGCTACGGCGAAATGGAGGTCACCACTGTGGCCAGCCAGGAGGGGACAGGCGAAACTTTCAGCGCCACCGACTTTGCCTTTGCCTTTTCCTATTCTCGGCGACTGGCGCAGTGGTTCTCATTTGGCGCCTCGGCAAAGTACGTGTCCTCCCAGATCTGGCACGTGGGCGCCTACGCCGTGGCCGCCGACTTGGGGGTCCTGCTGCAGACCCACTTCTTCTCGGCGACGGGCGAACGGTCCGACGGGATGAGCATCGGCATGAGCATCTCCAACTTTGGCACGAAAATGCGCTACGACGGCATGGACCTATTGCAGCCGATCGACATCTTGCCGCTGGAGCAAGGCAATTACCGGGACGTCCGCGGCCAATTCCGCCTCGAGTCCTGGGAGTTGCCTCTGCTTTTCAGGATCGGCGTGGCCGTTCACCCGTTGGTGCGGGAGCGTCACCGCTTGACCTTGGCAATTGACGCTCTGCATCCCAACAACAACAGCGAGTCGGTGAACGTGGGGGCACAGTACCAATGGGTCCTGCCCGCCACCGGTTCCTTCTTCCTCCGTGCTGGCTACAAGGCACTGTTCATGGAGGACTCAGAATACGGTCTGGCCTTCGGGGGCGGCGCCACGATCTACATGATGCACAACACTGCGCTCAAGTTTGAGTACGCCTACCGCGGTCTGGGCATCCTCGGCAAAGTGCACGCGTACACCATAGGAGTCCTCTTTTGA
- a CDS encoding family 16 glycosylhydrolase encodes MKWSAACSVILLAWFVAPTNAKNYKGAELRTRESYLYGRFEVRYKASAGDGHVSTFFTYNDIDPTENWNEIDIEIHGRYTDDVQITTITPRQMIHLRHQWVPFNPHVGFHVYAIEWTPEYVAWFVDGEEVYRQTEPHVLTLRRPQKIMMNIWNPAYHDWVGAWSDAILPRFAYYDYVSYASYTPGVGDTGTDHNFTHQWTDHFDSWDQSRWEKATHTFPGNDCDFVPENVVFKDGLMILCLTDPLNLGYVDNKPPTVLWARAENDRVLVRFSEEVDKESAEKAANFLVPGATVSRASLAEDLRTVTLEAHGLENSTGTLVVMGIKDRAPQPNRLTGQVVNLISATPLSLPVKVNVGGEAFQGFLPDQEWNERSEYGYTDGKKVQEPASVPIAQTEIPAVYRAQRRGLVRYMVRVQPGNYRVTLLFAETRFTAPGQRRFDVVVEGRTVARELDLAAEAGHVVAFQLVADPVPVTDGVLDIHFAAGRDSTLLCGLVVEEASSAVGPGQSRMPTEELSCELYPNPCAPPALIRYALPGHQQVRLVVYDPLGRVVRQLFAGEQARGLYTLTWDGLGSQGCPLPSGIYFLRVETPRSSLVRKLTLRR; translated from the coding sequence ATGAAGTGGAGCGCTGCTTGTTCCGTCATTCTCTTGGCATGGTTCGTAGCACCGACCAACGCCAAAAACTACAAGGGGGCCGAGTTACGCACGCGCGAGTCGTACCTGTACGGCCGCTTTGAGGTACGCTACAAGGCCTCTGCAGGCGACGGTCATGTGTCGACCTTTTTCACCTACAACGACATCGACCCGACGGAGAACTGGAACGAGATCGACATCGAAATCCACGGCAGGTACACGGACGACGTGCAGATTACTACCATCACCCCGCGGCAGATGATCCACCTCCGCCACCAGTGGGTGCCTTTCAATCCGCATGTGGGCTTTCACGTCTACGCCATTGAGTGGACGCCAGAGTACGTGGCCTGGTTTGTGGATGGGGAGGAAGTGTATCGGCAGACCGAGCCGCACGTGCTCACCTTGCGCCGCCCACAGAAGATCATGATGAACATCTGGAACCCGGCCTACCACGATTGGGTGGGAGCGTGGTCGGATGCCATCCTGCCCCGCTTTGCCTACTATGACTATGTCAGCTACGCCTCTTACACGCCCGGCGTCGGTGACACCGGTACTGACCACAATTTCACGCATCAGTGGACGGACCACTTCGACAGCTGGGACCAGTCCAGGTGGGAGAAGGCCACCCACACCTTTCCTGGCAACGACTGCGACTTTGTCCCGGAGAATGTGGTCTTCAAGGACGGCCTGATGATCCTCTGTCTCACCGATCCGCTCAACCTTGGGTATGTCGACAACAAACCGCCCACCGTCCTCTGGGCACGGGCGGAAAATGACAGAGTCCTGGTTCGCTTTTCTGAGGAGGTGGACAAGGAGAGCGCTGAGAAGGCGGCCAATTTCCTCGTCCCAGGCGCCACCGTTTCGCGCGCTTCGCTTGCCGAAGACCTGCGCACCGTCACCCTCGAGGCCCATGGGCTCGAGAACAGCACCGGTACCCTCGTCGTCATGGGGATCAAGGATCGAGCGCCGCAGCCCAACAGACTCACCGGCCAGGTGGTCAACCTTATCTCTGCCACCCCGCTCTCTTTGCCGGTGAAGGTGAACGTGGGTGGAGAGGCCTTCCAGGGTTTTCTGCCCGACCAGGAATGGAACGAGCGCAGCGAGTACGGCTACACCGATGGCAAGAAAGTGCAGGAGCCTGCTTCTGTGCCAATTGCGCAGACCGAGATACCTGCGGTCTATCGCGCGCAACGCCGTGGCCTGGTGCGCTACATGGTGCGGGTGCAGCCCGGCAACTATCGCGTGACCTTGTTATTTGCGGAGACGCGCTTCACGGCGCCAGGACAGCGCCGCTTCGATGTGGTAGTGGAAGGGCGCACGGTCGCCCGCGAGTTGGACCTGGCCGCGGAGGCCGGTCACGTGGTTGCCTTCCAGCTGGTGGCGGACCCAGTGCCCGTGACCGATGGTGTGTTGGACATCCACTTTGCTGCCGGCCGCGACTCCACGCTGCTGTGCGGACTGGTGGTCGAGGAAGCCTCCTCGGCTGTTGGACCAGGACAGAGCCGCATGCCAACTGAGGAGCTTTCCTGCGAGCTCTACCCGAACCCGTGTGCGCCACCGGCACTAATCCGCTACGCGCTGCCCGGCCATCAGCAGGTGCGTCTGGTAGTCTATGACCCTCTCGGTAGAGTGGTCCGGCAGCTGTTCGCGGGTGAGCAGGCGCGCGGGCTTTACACGCTCACCTGGGATGGGCTCGGCAGCCAGGGATGCCCCCTGCCCAGCGGCATCTACTTCCTGCGGGTTGAAACACCTCGCTCCTCCCTCGTCAGGAAGCTCACGCTGAGAAGGTAA
- a CDS encoding sigma-70 family RNA polymerase sigma factor — protein sequence MDDQTLIERFLAGDVAAFNTLVWRWEKPIYNFAYRYLGTAEAAKEVTQQTFIRAYTGLRRLKSTACFSTWLHQIALNLSRDELKRRRPSLSIDSEQRPTEDGHPLPAELPDLPEDRPDCVAHNSHLAAVLKRAVLSLPEEQRVVIIMKQYQGLKFREIADVLGQPVNTVKSRLYHGLLALRQILEEWGVAQEVLDHEM from the coding sequence ATGGATGACCAGACGTTGATCGAACGGTTCCTTGCTGGCGATGTGGCCGCTTTCAACACGCTGGTGTGGCGCTGGGAAAAGCCGATCTACAACTTTGCCTACCGCTATCTGGGCACCGCGGAAGCAGCCAAAGAGGTCACCCAGCAAACCTTTATTCGCGCCTACACGGGCCTGCGGCGCCTGAAGAGCACGGCATGTTTCTCCACCTGGCTGCACCAGATCGCGCTCAACCTCAGCCGAGACGAGCTCAAGAGGAGGCGACCATCGTTGTCCATAGACAGCGAGCAGCGCCCGACAGAGGACGGCCATCCATTGCCGGCAGAGTTGCCCGACTTGCCGGAAGATAGACCCGATTGCGTGGCACACAACAGCCATCTGGCGGCGGTGTTGAAGCGCGCCGTGCTGTCGCTACCCGAAGAGCAGCGAGTGGTCATCATCATGAAGCAGTATCAGGGCCTGAAGTTCCGCGAGATCGCCGACGTGCTGGGGCAGCCGGTCAACACGGTCAAGTCGCGCTTGTACCACGGCCTGCTGGCGCTGCGCCAGATATTGGAGGAATGGGGTGTCGCCCAGGAGGTGTTGGACCATGAAATGTGA
- a CDS encoding ribulokinase → MVSLGLDFGTESARAVVVDLSSGEELATAVEQYPHGVISQELPKSGVKLGDAWALQHPGDWLHALEQIVPRALREAKVGPEQVVGIGVDFTSCTVLPTAADGTPLCLREEFAAQPHAWPKLWKHHAAQPEADDINHLASQRGEPFLARYGGKISSEWLFPKALQILREAPEVYQAASRIIEGGDWLVWYLTGEEKRSACQAGYKALWDKQAGYPSHDFFAALDPRFANVVSEKLSTSIYPVGTRAGALRAEVAQRLGLRAGTPVGVAIIDAHSAVLGTGVAEPGKMVLVLGTSTCHMVLGPKVSATGIAGIVEDGIVPGYVGYESGQAAVGDIFAWYVRHHLPAELQEEAKRNGLDPYKVLEQRAARLRPGQSGLLALDWWNGNRSILMDAELSGLIVGFTLASRPEEVYRALVEATAFGTKKIIDNHEEQGIPVHELYACGGIAEKSPMLMQIYADVTGREIRLAASAQATALGAAIIGAIAAGRAGGGFDDFAEATKRMAKQKETVYRPVPTHHAVYTQLYGEYVRLHDYFGRGVNDAMKVLRRLRAAASDSD, encoded by the coding sequence ATGGTGAGCCTGGGGCTCGACTTCGGCACAGAATCGGCGCGCGCTGTGGTGGTCGACCTCTCTTCAGGGGAAGAGCTTGCCACCGCGGTTGAGCAGTATCCCCATGGGGTCATCTCTCAGGAGCTCCCCAAGTCCGGCGTCAAGTTGGGCGACGCGTGGGCACTGCAGCACCCCGGGGATTGGCTGCACGCCTTAGAACAGATCGTGCCGCGCGCCCTCCGGGAGGCAAAGGTCGGACCGGAGCAGGTGGTGGGAATTGGCGTCGATTTTACCTCGTGCACGGTGCTGCCCACCGCGGCTGACGGCACTCCTCTCTGCCTGAGGGAAGAGTTTGCCGCGCAACCTCATGCCTGGCCCAAGCTCTGGAAGCATCACGCTGCCCAGCCGGAGGCGGACGACATCAACCACCTGGCTTCGCAGCGGGGCGAACCCTTCCTGGCGCGCTACGGAGGCAAGATCTCCTCTGAATGGCTCTTTCCCAAGGCGCTGCAGATTCTGCGCGAGGCGCCAGAGGTATACCAGGCCGCATCCCGCATTATCGAGGGCGGCGATTGGCTGGTGTGGTATCTGACCGGCGAGGAGAAGCGCAGCGCCTGTCAAGCTGGGTACAAGGCCCTTTGGGACAAACAGGCAGGGTATCCCAGCCACGACTTTTTCGCTGCATTGGACCCGCGCTTCGCGAACGTCGTTAGCGAAAAGTTGAGCACCAGCATCTACCCTGTAGGGACGCGCGCCGGAGCACTCCGCGCCGAAGTGGCCCAGCGCCTCGGCTTGCGCGCAGGCACCCCTGTGGGGGTGGCCATCATCGATGCCCACTCTGCGGTGCTGGGCACCGGCGTGGCGGAGCCAGGAAAGATGGTGCTGGTCCTGGGCACCTCCACCTGCCACATGGTGCTCGGGCCGAAAGTGTCTGCCACGGGCATCGCCGGCATCGTCGAGGACGGCATTGTACCCGGCTACGTAGGCTATGAATCAGGTCAGGCAGCCGTGGGCGACATCTTCGCCTGGTATGTGCGCCACCACTTGCCGGCAGAATTGCAGGAAGAGGCCAAGCGCAACGGTCTTGATCCCTACAAGGTGCTGGAGCAACGCGCTGCACGCCTCCGCCCTGGCCAAAGCGGATTGTTGGCACTGGACTGGTGGAATGGGAACCGTTCTATCCTCATGGACGCGGAGCTATCCGGGCTCATCGTCGGTTTCACCCTGGCCAGCAGACCGGAGGAGGTCTACCGCGCCTTGGTGGAGGCGACGGCATTCGGCACAAAGAAGATCATCGACAACCACGAGGAGCAGGGCATTCCGGTGCACGAGCTCTACGCCTGCGGCGGGATTGCTGAGAAGAGCCCGATGCTCATGCAGATCTACGCGGACGTGACCGGGCGGGAGATCCGTCTCGCGGCCTCGGCCCAGGCGACGGCGTTAGGGGCGGCCATCATCGGGGCAATCGCTGCCGGTCGCGCCGGCGGCGGGTTTGACGACTTTGCCGAAGCAACTAAGCGCATGGCCAAGCAAAAAGAGACCGTCTATCGGCCGGTGCCGACCCACCATGCAGTCTACACGCAACTGTATGGGGAATACGTCCGGCTGCACGACTACTTCGGCCGCGGGGTGAATGACGCCATGAAGGTGCTTCGCCGCCTCAGGGCAGCGGCGTCCGATTCAGATTGA